The following are from one region of the Hymenobacter sp. YIM 151858-1 genome:
- the tilS gene encoding tRNA lysidine(34) synthetase TilS → MLDRVREFIAENNLFNPETDQLLVAVSGGMDSVVLLDVLHRLGVGVAVAHCHFGLRGEEADADEEFVRKLAKKYEAPYFAEFFDTKGFAAQEGLSTQMAARVLRYQWFEQVRRTQQLGYIATAHHRRDAAETMLLNLTHGTGLRGLHGIPARQGNVVRPLLGIGKEDMFDYVVDRRLVWREDSSNESTAYQRNKLRHEVLPTLRELNPNLDETLQHTAERVQGAEQLVQHMVEQATQQARRDENEAVYLNIGVLQATPATAVVLQEMLRPFHFSWLVVKDIVASFRATSGRQFESPTHLLVKDRDQLVITPKNLGGFGTFQLQQGQTELVAEGLRLTVTERPAEGYKIPRSREVAAFDADKLKFPLTLRKWREGDWFMPIGLKGKKKLSDFLIDEKVPLNLKPQVPLLVTPDGKVAWVVGHRPDDRFKITEETQRVLEVRLQRK, encoded by the coding sequence ATGCTCGACCGCGTTCGTGAGTTCATTGCCGAAAACAACCTCTTCAACCCCGAAACCGATCAGCTGCTGGTAGCCGTGAGCGGCGGCATGGACTCGGTGGTGCTGCTCGATGTGCTGCACCGCCTGGGCGTGGGCGTGGCGGTGGCGCATTGCCACTTCGGCCTGCGCGGCGAGGAGGCCGATGCCGACGAAGAGTTTGTGCGCAAGCTGGCCAAGAAGTACGAGGCGCCTTACTTCGCCGAGTTCTTCGACACGAAGGGTTTTGCCGCGCAAGAAGGCCTGTCAACCCAAATGGCGGCCCGCGTGCTGCGCTACCAGTGGTTCGAGCAGGTGCGCCGCACCCAGCAGCTCGGCTACATTGCCACCGCCCACCACCGCCGCGACGCGGCCGAAACCATGCTGCTGAACCTTACGCACGGCACGGGTTTGCGCGGTTTGCACGGCATACCTGCCCGGCAAGGCAACGTGGTGCGCCCCCTGCTGGGCATCGGCAAAGAGGATATGTTCGACTACGTGGTGGATCGCCGCCTGGTGTGGCGCGAAGACTCCTCGAACGAAAGCACCGCCTACCAGCGCAACAAGCTGCGCCACGAGGTGCTGCCCACCCTACGCGAGCTAAACCCCAACCTCGACGAAACCCTGCAGCACACCGCCGAGCGCGTGCAGGGCGCCGAGCAGCTGGTGCAGCACATGGTGGAGCAGGCCACTCAGCAGGCCCGCCGCGACGAGAACGAGGCCGTGTACCTTAACATAGGCGTGCTGCAAGCCACGCCCGCCACCGCCGTGGTGCTGCAGGAAATGCTGCGGCCCTTTCATTTCTCGTGGCTGGTAGTCAAGGATATTGTGGCCTCGTTTCGGGCTACCTCGGGGCGGCAGTTCGAGTCGCCCACGCACTTGCTCGTCAAAGACCGCGACCAGCTCGTCATCACGCCCAAAAACCTAGGCGGCTTTGGCACTTTTCAGCTGCAGCAGGGCCAAACCGAGCTGGTGGCCGAAGGCCTGCGCCTGACGGTAACGGAGCGCCCCGCCGAGGGCTACAAAATCCCTAGGTCGCGCGAGGTGGCCGCCTTCGATGCCGACAAGCTGAAGTTTCCGCTCACGCTGCGCAAGTGGCGCGAGGGCGACTGGTTTATGCCCATCGGCCTGAAAGGCAAGAAGAAGCTCAGCGACTTCCTCATCGACGAAAAAGTACCCCTGAACCTGAAGCCGCAGGTGCCGCTGCTGGTTACGCCCGATGGCAAGGTAGCCTGGGTGGTGGGCCACCGGCCCGATGATCGGTTTAAGATTACCGAGGAGACGCAGCGGGTGCTGGAAGTGCGCTTGCAACGGAAGTAG
- a CDS encoding glycerophosphodiester phosphodiesterase gives MLKSYAAVVTARRAAWLICVFGVGLVACSRHAGSATSSANRAPVQVIGHAGSGFFTPINPFNPLPPSSLAGVAEALGAGADGVEVDVQLSRDSIPVLYHDAELQSMTTGQGCVSQHPAAALQQLRYRGGPPYDWFQQERVATLEQLLQELSKRPTFPYLHLDLHENDACQPRQPYARSPQLVRALGRLLRQYQVPAERVLIVTEHVPSLRQFKTQLPDVALGLEITDAFNERLPVAAVEGVQAVVLPKRLATPEHMAQARSAGLQVVLFGGRSGKSIRRLLALQPDAIEVDNVPQMLKQLGRNRAMRSNTANAPNLTSVR, from the coding sequence ATGCTCAAATCTTACGCTGCTGTTGTCACCGCGCGCCGCGCCGCCTGGCTGATTTGCGTATTTGGCGTTGGGCTGGTAGCCTGCAGCCGCCACGCGGGCAGTGCTACCAGTAGTGCTAATCGCGCGCCGGTGCAGGTAATCGGGCACGCGGGCTCGGGTTTCTTCACGCCCATCAACCCTTTTAATCCACTGCCGCCCAGTAGCCTGGCCGGCGTAGCCGAGGCCCTAGGTGCCGGCGCCGATGGGGTGGAGGTGGACGTGCAGCTCAGCCGGGACAGTATACCCGTGCTCTACCACGATGCCGAGCTGCAAAGCATGACCACCGGCCAAGGTTGCGTAAGCCAGCACCCTGCCGCCGCGCTGCAGCAGCTGCGCTACCGCGGCGGGCCGCCCTACGATTGGTTTCAGCAGGAGCGCGTGGCCACGCTCGAGCAGCTGCTGCAGGAACTGAGCAAGCGGCCAACGTTTCCGTACCTGCACCTCGATCTGCACGAAAACGACGCCTGCCAACCCCGGCAGCCCTACGCCCGCTCGCCCCAGTTGGTGCGCGCCCTAGGTCGGCTGCTGCGGCAATACCAAGTGCCAGCCGAGCGGGTGCTAATTGTAACCGAGCACGTGCCCTCGCTTCGGCAGTTTAAAACCCAGCTGCCCGATGTGGCCCTAGGTCTGGAAATTACCGATGCATTTAATGAGCGGCTGCCAGTAGCGGCCGTGGAAGGGGTGCAGGCCGTGGTGCTGCCCAAGCGCCTGGCCACGCCCGAACACATGGCGCAGGCGCGCTCGGCGGGCCTGCAGGTGGTGCTTTTTGGCGGGCGTTCGGGCAAATCAATCAGGCGGTTGCTGGCCCTGCAGCCCGATGCCATTGAGGTGGATAACGTGCCACAAATGCTGAAGCAATTGGGACGAAATCGGGCTATGCGTAGCAATACGGCAAATGCACCAAACCTGACGAGTGTGCGTTAG